ccccgcccccccgccccagGGGGCCGTCCTGCACTTCTTCACCCGCCTGCGCCGCCACGCCAGCCTGGAAGGAGCCAGCCCCTACTTCAAGATCAAGAAGTGGaagctggagagcagccagcGGGCCTCCAGCCTGGACACCCGAGGTGGGTGGGCCACGCCGAGGCCACGccagccccctcctcctcctcctccttgtgttTGTCTCGTATGCCTCGCTTGTGGCTATGTGTCCAGTATTCGTATTAGAATGCATTCGTATTATTCTTATTgctagctggcattgtctgttATTTAatggtacaaaatgcataaggttgtggatgaactacaaccagggccggccttaggtaattttcaagtgtaagcaaggagTATTTTTGgcacaccctccccccccccaaccaagtgCTCtttcgctcccccccccccccggctttggagGCAAGCGGGCGGTTGGGAGGCGGGCTAATTGCACTCTCAGgggggcctcaactgcgcccccaaagGATTCTGCCTCCCGCAATGGCCTAGTTCGCCTATAGCTTGAGCCGCCCCTTCCCGTGCCCCCCAACACGCAGGTTCCCCGAAGCGGCACCAGTTCCAGCGCCAGAGGGCTGCCAGCGAGAGCATGGACCAGGAGGACCGGGACGCGCACCAGACAGACATCATCCAGTACATCGCCCGGACCGAGGACGTGGTCTTCCGCCCCACGGCCGGCCCCCTCCTCCCGGCCCCCGCCAGCCCCACATTATCTCTCGGCAGGTATTTTTCTGTAGATAAGTGGGAACGGGCGGGGAGGGGGTGGTGGGGTGtaagctgctaggaattgtgggagttgaagttaaaacacccagagggcccaagtttgcccaggcctgctctacaggctctgatgtttatttatttattattatttatttacagtatttatattccgcccttctttctctcagggcggattacaatgaacacatatatggcaaacattcaatgccaacagacaaacaacatatatagacagacacagaggcatttaacattttttttccagcttcaggattccggccacaaggggagctgttgcttcaccgtccactagtggctgtacttcctcattcctttcctcgtgttttgctggcagttttttatggtgttgtaaatgagttaaattagcctcccgcataaagcgtccctaaatttccctacttgacagatgtaactgcCTTTCGgggctacataggtcaacagcaaaccgggctatttaatggtcaggggctttacccgacccaggctttgaactcatgacctcttggtcagtagtgatttattgcagctggttactagccagctgcgccacagcccggcccttgcaTGTTGCATCACCGGGGCCATCTATATTGCAGAAGGAATGTGTTTTGATGATACCACTCgctccatgctatgggatcatgggactgGTAGGATTCAGCTTTTTAACAgtcctgggccaacttcggccctccctccatccctcccggtgtcttggacttccaactcccttCAGCTTCCCAACAactggtatattattattattttatgacacagcaaacaagatagatatgctggatttcgtatcacaaaatcacaagtcaaacacttcccaagtgtctcggactgtgtgatgtattttcggatgatgctgcagatcccagtcgggtggccttttgcagttggcagatcgtaattttatcaatgtctattgtttccaaatgccggctgagatcttttggcacggcacccagtgtgcccatcaccaccgggaccacctgcactggtttctgccagagtctttgcagttcagtcttgaggtcctgatagcggctgagtttttcctgttgtttttcatcaatgcgactgtcacctgggatggcaacatcaatgatccaaacctttttcttttccacaactgtgatgtctggtgtgttgtgttccagaactttgtcagtctggattcggaagtcccacagtatctttgcgtgctcattttccaagacttttgcaggtttgtgatcccaccagttctttgctgctgggaggtggcacttgaggcataagttccaatgaatcatttgggccacatagttgtgcctctgtttgtagtctgtctgtgcgattttcttacagcagctgaggatatgatccatggtttcgtcaggttccttgcacagtctgcatattattattattattattattattattattattattattattattattattactaacttGGGTGTAATCGGTCTGTCtgtcttgcttccttccttccttcccggctACAGGATAGAGCCTCCCAAGCTGCCCCCCTCCCCGCCGGCCGAGCCCCCCGCTTTGGACCAGCCCCCCGCCCCGCTTTACCACGACATATGGAGCCTCCGGGCCTCGCTGGAGAGGTACGCCGCCTCCGCCTCCCCTGCCGCGGACCACGGCACCGACCGGGAGTCCGTCCGCAGCGACGACGGCGGGGACGGCCTCTCCTCCAGCGGCGGCCTGCCCAGCTTCCCTTCTTCCCTGGTGGACGAGGCCGAAGAGGAAGACCGGCCGTGGGGGAAGCCCAAGCAGGACAGCGTGGAGTCGGAGTCCGGCACCCGAAAGCTCTTGCAGATGGACAGCGGCTACGCCTCCATCGAGGCTCCCGGCGGCCGGGTGGGCGAGGACCAGACAGCCTCGGAGAAGCGGTTCTGCTTCACCAGCGCCGGGCGCAAGGCCACCATCTTTGAGAGCTTCGAGGGCCAGGagctggaggaagaggaggagggtgcGGTGGGTGCGGCAGTGGGTGCGGCGGGTGGTGCGGCAGGTGGGCTCCCCCCGCACGGCCTGCTGGTCTGGGCCCCCTTCGGGCAGCTCTTCCCCACCCGGGAGGCCCCGCCCCGCCGGGACTACAGCATCGACGAGAAGACGGACGCGCTCTTCAACGCCTTCATGCGCCACGACCCCCAGTTCGACGAGTCCCCGCTGCGGGCCAAGCACCGGTCCCGGACGCACCTGCGGAAGCAGTGGCAGCGCACCAAGCAGTACAGCGACCCCGGGGTGCGCTACCCGCCGGCCCTCGAGCGGCACCGGACCCCCCTGCGGCGCGGCGACAGCGTCAACTACCCCCCGGACGGCCGCTTCCACGGCACGCTGCCCCGCATCGTCAGCGCCGGAGACGAGGAGGCCGTGCCGCCGGCCGAGGAAGGTGCCGACACCATCCAGGCCATCGAggaggagccgcccgaggaaggCAAAGCGGCGCCCGGGACGTACGGGGGCGAGTGCGAGGACGGGCAGTGCCCTGGCCTCGGCCGCCTGGGCTCCGAACTGATGGACAAGATCGCCGGAGGGCTGGAGGAAAGGTTCTACATGCACTTGAAGAAGCCCAGAGAGAGCCCGGAGCGGGTGGCCGTGGCGGCAGAGGCCTCTCCCGACCGCAGCCCCGAGTAGAGGCAGCAGGGCCTCCGGGCCGGTCCATCTCTGTCTCTCTCCGTCTCCAGTGGCGGCGGCGCCCACGCAGGGTTGGCCAGCTGGCCGGGGCCGTGGGCAACCCGAAGGGGCGAGGGGCCGCCGCGGACCAGAACGAGCGGTGCTCTCCGACCAGTGCCGGGCAGAGGAAGGCACGTCCGACCGGGAGCGCCCTCCGCCATGCCGGGTCCAAGGACCGGAGGACACCCTCGCCGGGCCCGGACCCACGGATCCCGGGGTGCCCATCGCGGTCAGCAGGGGTCCCGTCCCTTCGCAGCCCCTGACAAGGGAGGGAGGTCCTGACCCGGTCCGTTGGGCCTTCTCTCCCCCGCCTGACTGCCTGCCCGACACCTGCCACAGCAAAAGCATCCAGAAGAAGCTGGGACTTTGCTTGAACGGGCAGCCAAGTGACACCTCGCAGAGGCCTGGCAGTTACCTCGAGACCTGGTTGTAGCAAACGTCCTCGACGCCTCCGTCTCCGTGCACTCTCTCTCGGCCTCGCTCTGGTTTTTCAAAGCAATAACCAaggcctttcctcctcctcctcctcctcctcctcctcctcgtcccacTTGCCATCCGTCCTCAGACATCCTCGTGGCGGTCGGTGTCTCACCATCCTGTGGCAACGAAGTCCCGTCTCCTCCAGTGACCCCGTCTCTTGTTCCCTCTCCAGGCAACCTTTCCTTCCTCTCGTCCCTTCAGGACTCGGCCGGACCCCTCGCTGCCCGTTCCTCAGTTTCCCCAGCGgcgtttctctctcctctcctc
This genomic window from Anolis carolinensis isolate JA03-04 unplaced genomic scaffold, rAnoCar3.1.pri scaffold_7, whole genome shotgun sequence contains:
- the cbarp gene encoding voltage-dependent calcium channel beta subunit-associated regulatory protein — protein: MSNDLSTWGNTTGEDVTTVPASAAGGQGGYVLLLVLLSTFIGGTLVLLFGVLIICRRCCETDRRHSRASDDPEKTNTTYLDDSQPAQEITIKVDDPDGVPGAGFRDAESERFLTSGSSTGRRVSFNEAALFEQSKKTHEKGRRYTLTEGDFHHLKNARLSHLPLPPSAALKIVTIHECESSENNVGMTPRRPPAKPSLAIFQPRGAALLPQTALTGHGMCPSSALPGDTFNSTVEVSPSVSSDSGEGTSSDGAARSPKGATAGEPAPAPPPQGAVLHFFTRLRRHASLEGASPYFKIKKWKLESSQRASSLDTRGSPKRHQFQRQRAASESMDQEDRDAHQTDIIQYIARTEDVVFRPTAGPLLPAPASPTLSLGRIEPPKLPPSPPAEPPALDQPPAPLYHDIWSLRASLERYAASASPAADHGTDRESVRSDDGGDGLSSSGGLPSFPSSLVDEAEEEDRPWGKPKQDSVESESGTRKLLQMDSGYASIEAPGGRVGEDQTASEKRFCFTSAGRKATIFESFEGQELEEEEEGAVGAAVGAAGGAAGGLPPHGLLVWAPFGQLFPTREAPPRRDYSIDEKTDALFNAFMRHDPQFDESPLRAKHRSRTHLRKQWQRTKQYSDPGVRYPPALERHRTPLRRGDSVNYPPDGRFHGTLPRIVSAGDEEAVPPAEEGADTIQAIEEEPPEEGKAAPGTYGGECEDGQCPGLGRLGSELMDKIAGGLEERFYMHLKKPRESPERVAVAAEASPDRSPE